The window GCCCAAAACCTGTTGTCCACACCCCAGGCAGTGCCGATGATATAGAAAAACAGGTAAACCTGCATGATCATCGGCGTTCCCCTGAAAAACTGCACATATACTTTTGAAAAATAAGAAATGGCCAGGATCCTTGAATTATTCGCCAGAGCAGATAAAAAACCAAGCAGCAGGCTCACCGCCAGGCTGGCCAGGCTAAGGGCCACGGTTGCGGCAAAGCCCTGGGCCAGCCTGTACCGGAAGGACCACAGGAAGCTGAAATCAAACTCCATTCCCAGGCGCTTGATCGAAAAAAGAAAGAACAACACGAAAAGGACCACTGCGATAATGATATTAAAAACTTTTGGGAGCAAAGCCTCTTCGTTTTCGCTGTCCCTGATAAAAAGCCTGCGCATTGGCATGTTTTACCTCTTATTTGTTTAAATCTGAAAAGAACCACTCAAAGCCGTTCCTGTCAAAGGCGTCCTTTTCATCTTTCAGGTATTTTTCAGTAATTGCGTCAAACCCTTTTTTAGCATAGAACTCATCTATAAACGCGTTTATTTGATCCAGGAGTTCCTGATTGCCCTTTTTTATTCCCACACCCCAGTACTCGACACCCTGGAAGGGTATGAATACCGCTTTTGTAGTATCAGGGTTTTTCTT of the Dehalobacter sp. genome contains:
- a CDS encoding ABC transporter permease subunit (The N-terminal region of this protein, as described by TIGR01726, is a three transmembrane segment that identifies a subfamily of ABC transporter permease subunits, which specificities that include histidine, arginine, glutamine, glutamate, L-cystine (sic), the opines (in Agrobacterium) octopine and nopaline, etc.); amino-acid sequence: MPMRRLFIRDSENEEALLPKVFNIIIAVVLFVLFFLFSIKRLGMEFDFSFLWSFRYRLAQGFAATVALSLASLAVSLLLGFLSALANNSRILAISYFSKVYVQFFRGTPMIMQVYLFFYIIGTAWGVDNRFWAGVLILSIFEGAYISEIIRGGIDSIEYTQLEAAKAVG